In one window of Massilibacterium senegalense DNA:
- a CDS encoding LTA synthase family protein, producing the protein MKKWLISLKNEAPFFSLIVLLLWIKTYITYKTSFNIPMDNLMQEFILFINPLSFLLFVFGISLLFKETVRKKVMVTIAVTISILLYANVVYYRFFNDFITLPVLFQTSNMGDLGSSIHSLIKPIDLFYFADLFILYFVLKKKKLDVKPLPKKLPRQIIIASIVVFVINLGLAEIQRPQLLTRSFDRQMLVKNLGTFNYHIYDIVIQTQVKSKKVFADGSELTDVENYVKANYTEPDKELFGIAKGKNVILISLESTQNFLINYKLNGEEVTPFLNDLVKDSYYFDHFYHQTGQGKTSDAEFLIDNSLYPLARGAVFFTHSQNQYEAMPKILKENGYETAVFHANNKSFWNRDLMYQAFGYDRFFGMEDYSLTEENQVGWGLKDKEFFEQSLPLMNQVQQPFYGKFLMLTNHFPFTLNQEDQLLSPTDALTNDKIVNQYFQTVRYEDEAVKEFFTMLKEKGYYNNSIIVLYGDHYGISQNHNEAMGQLLGKEITPFEAAELQKVPFIIHIPGEEGKTIHTVGGQVDIRPTILHLLGIQTKNQIQFGHDLLSPERKGFAAFRDGSFVTDEFIYTEETCYNKADGTPVEKEKCEPYFEKINTELDFSDSIIYGDLFRFTNAK; encoded by the coding sequence ATGAAGAAATGGCTTATATCACTAAAAAACGAAGCTCCATTTTTTAGTTTAATTGTTTTATTATTGTGGATAAAAACATACATCACATACAAAACTAGTTTTAATATTCCAATGGACAATTTGATGCAAGAATTTATTTTATTTATAAATCCACTTAGTTTTTTGTTATTTGTATTTGGGATTAGTTTATTATTCAAAGAAACCGTTCGAAAAAAAGTTATGGTTACGATTGCCGTAACCATTAGCATCTTACTCTATGCCAACGTTGTGTATTATCGTTTTTTTAATGACTTCATTACGCTCCCTGTCTTATTCCAAACAAGTAATATGGGAGACTTAGGTAGCAGTATTCATAGTTTAATTAAACCTATTGATCTTTTTTATTTTGCTGACCTGTTTATTTTATATTTTGTTTTAAAGAAAAAGAAATTAGACGTCAAGCCATTACCAAAAAAATTACCACGGCAAATTATTATCGCTTCTATTGTTGTATTTGTCATTAATCTTGGATTGGCAGAAATTCAACGACCGCAACTATTAACACGTTCTTTTGACAGACAAATGCTCGTAAAAAATTTAGGGACATTTAATTACCATATTTATGATATCGTTATTCAAACACAGGTGAAATCAAAAAAAGTTTTCGCAGATGGTAGTGAATTAACGGACGTTGAAAACTATGTAAAAGCAAATTATACTGAACCTGACAAAGAGTTATTTGGAATTGCAAAAGGAAAAAATGTGATTTTAATTTCTTTAGAATCAACACAAAACTTTTTAATTAATTACAAATTAAATGGCGAAGAAGTAACACCATTTTTAAATGACTTAGTAAAAGACAGTTATTATTTTGATCATTTTTATCATCAAACTGGACAAGGAAAAACAAGCGATGCTGAATTTTTAATTGATAATTCGTTATATCCGTTAGCACGCGGTGCTGTTTTCTTCACGCATTCGCAAAACCAATACGAAGCGATGCCAAAAATTTTAAAAGAAAATGGATATGAAACAGCTGTATTCCATGCGAATAATAAAAGTTTCTGGAATCGTGACTTAATGTACCAAGCATTCGGATATGATCGATTTTTTGGAATGGAAGATTATTCATTAACAGAAGAGAATCAAGTTGGTTGGGGATTAAAAGATAAAGAATTTTTCGAGCAATCACTTCCATTAATGAATCAAGTACAACAACCTTTTTACGGGAAATTTTTAATGCTAACGAACCATTTCCCATTCACATTAAACCAGGAAGATCAATTGCTTTCACCAACTGATGCGTTAACAAATGATAAAATCGTCAATCAATATTTTCAAACGGTAAGATATGAAGATGAAGCAGTAAAAGAATTTTTTACGATGTTAAAAGAAAAAGGATACTATAATAATTCTATTATCGTGTTATACGGGGATCATTACGGTATTTCACAAAACCATAATGAAGCAATGGGACAATTATTAGGTAAAGAAATTACACCATTTGAAGCTGCAGAATTACAAAAAGTACCGTTCATCATTCATATCCCTGGTGAAGAAGGAAAAACAATTCATACTGTTGGTGGTCAAGTAGACATTCGTCCGACGATTCTTCATTTACTAGGCATTCAAACGAAAAATCAAATACAATTTGGACATGATTTATTATCACCTGAACGAAAAGGATTTGCTGCTTTTCGTGACGGAAGTTTTGTTACCGATGAATTCATTTATACAGAAGAAACATGCTACAACAAAGCCGACGGAACACCAGTAGAAAAAGAAAAATGCGAACCATATTTTGAGAAAATCAATACAGAATTAGATTTTTCAGACTCTATCATTTATGGCGACTTATTCCGATTTACAAATGCGAAGTAA
- a CDS encoding MerR family transcriptional regulator → MENYKIGEFAKLVELTPRTIRYYQEKGIFDPITGENNYRYFTEVDVHIAEFTKRCQMLGISLDDISDLAKAYRRSDSKKIDHLIHFKNIIEEHIEEIEKKEKVLRNTKERLIELKDKFKKKIERLDTHGEGTCK, encoded by the coding sequence ATGGAAAATTACAAAATAGGCGAATTCGCAAAATTGGTGGAGTTAACCCCCCGAACTATTCGCTATTATCAAGAAAAAGGCATTTTTGATCCAATCACTGGAGAGAATAATTATCGTTATTTTACCGAAGTGGATGTACACATTGCCGAGTTTACAAAACGGTGCCAAATGTTAGGAATATCATTAGATGATATTTCAGATTTAGCAAAAGCATATCGTCGTTCGGACAGTAAAAAAATTGACCACCTCATCCATTTTAAAAACATCATCGAAGAGCATATTGAAGAAATTGAAAAAAAAGAGAAGGTGTTACGAAATACAAAGGAACGATTAATTGAGTTAAAAGATAAATTTAAAAAAAAGATTGAAAGGTTGGATACACATGGAGAAGGAACATGCAAATAA